A region of Notolabrus celidotus isolate fNotCel1 chromosome 4, fNotCel1.pri, whole genome shotgun sequence DNA encodes the following proteins:
- the LOC117811695 gene encoding cytochrome c oxidase assembly protein COX20, mitochondrial, which yields MAGEEEESKTRGFRLLGILDVQKTPCAREAILHGAGGSLAAGLLHFLATSRVRRSFDVGFAGFMLTTLGSWFYCRINNAKLRVQQRIIQGGLKNKVVYEGTVLDPTTKPGAEAPSGPS from the exons AtggcaggagaagaagaggagagcaaGACAAGA gGTTTCCGGTTGCTGGGGATCCTGGATGTCCAGAAAACTCCCTGTGCCAGAGAGGCCATCCTGCATGGAGCTGGAGGCTCACTGGCTGCCGGCCTGCTGCATTTTCTGGCCACAA GTCGGGTCAGGAGGTCTTTTGACGTGGGATTTGCTGGATTTATGCTGACCACACTCGGATCCTG GTTTTACTGCAGGATTAACAATGCTAAACTCCGTGTGCAGCAGAGAATTATCCAGGGCGGGCTCAAGAACAAGGTGGTGTATGAAGGAACTGTTTTAGACCCCACAACCAAACCTGGAGCAGAAGCACCATCAGGGCCCTCATGA
- the LOC117811693 gene encoding G-protein coupled receptor 4-like: MENIYNNTTFLTESSDYENFPEFQYYMKVRFIIRVVTYIIISIGLPLDLVAIYALYSLVRKDHVAPIYVINLLISDLIQFCCMIALESQHIHGIAYEIVYYFYCCGLVASVCFMMCVSLERYLVVTHPLWYRFKRTIKTSVIVCVVVWVISPICCLIVCPWVDSKVPEIIFSVFLIIPLPLFIFCLVGTLRALSASVSVPSEEKRRIVGILVLVLLTYTLLFLPSIISYQAEGMLDNSCYIVSLVFVRLSPLADLVLYFLIRKDAIGQFLASVCCCKIESNDNNTSTVNVDNI; this comes from the exons ATGGAAAATATCTACAATAACACCACCTTCCTCACTGAAAGCTCGGATTACGAGAACTTCCCTGAATTTCAGTATTACATGAAAGTTCGTTTCATAATTCGTGTTGTGACATACATAATCATCTCCATCGGCCTTCCTTTGGACCTCGTGGCCATCTATGCTCTTTACTCTCTG GTGAGAAAGGATCATGTTGCTCCGATCTACGTCATCAACCTTCTCATTTCAGACCTCATTCAGTTCTGCTGCATGATCGCATTGGAGTCACAACACATCCATGGCATTGCTTATGAAATTGTGTATTATTTCTACTGTTGTGGTCTAGTGGCCAGTGTTTGCTTCATGATGTGTGTCTCTCTGGAAAG GTACTTGGTCGTCACCCACCCACTGTGGTACCGATTCAAACGAACCATCAAGACCTCCGTGATAGTCTGTGTCGTGGTCTGGGTCATATCTCCTATCTGTTGCCTTATTGTGTGTCCCTGGGTTGATAGTAAGGTCCCAGAAATCATCTTCTCCGTTTTCCTCATCATTCCTCTCCCACTGTTTATATTCTGCCTGGTTGGGACCCTTAGAGccctctctgcttctgtctcGGTCCCCTCTGAAGAGAAACGACGAATTGTTGGAATTCTGGTCCTGGTGCTGCTCACTTACACGCTGCTGTTCCTGCCCAGCATCATTAGTTACCAGGCAGAGGGCATGTTAGACAACAGTTGTTACATCGTGTCCCTCGTGTTTGTTAGGCTGAGTCCTCTTGCAGATCTAGTTCTGTATTTTCTCATAAGAAAGGACGCAATTGGTCAGTTTCTGGCCTCTGTGTGTTGTTGCAAAATAGAGAGCAATGATAACAACACATCAACAGTGAATGTTGACAACATCTAG